A portion of the Tenacibaculum todarodis genome contains these proteins:
- the crcB gene encoding fluoride efflux transporter CrcB — protein sequence MKQLFLVFIGGGFGSVLRFMIGKWLNNSENGVPYGTFAANILGSLLIGIILGLAAKNNTLTENSTLLLATGFCGGFTTFSTFAYENHVFLKSGDFTSFAFYTIASFIVGFLAVFAGMYVVKFI from the coding sequence ATGAAACAACTGTTCTTAGTTTTTATTGGAGGTGGATTTGGTAGCGTACTTCGTTTTATGATAGGGAAGTGGCTGAACAATTCTGAAAATGGGGTTCCTTACGGAACTTTTGCGGCCAATATTTTAGGAAGTTTGTTAATCGGAATAATTTTAGGCTTAGCGGCAAAAAATAATACACTTACAGAAAATAGTACATTGCTTTTAGCAACTGGTTTTTGTGGAGGTTTTACAACCTTTTCTACCTTTGCTTATGAAAATCATGTGTTTTTAAAATCGGGTGATTTTACAAGTTTTGCTTTTTATACCATTGCAAGTTTTATAGTTGGGTTTTTAGCAGTTTTTGCAGGAATGTATGTAGTTAAATTTATATAA
- a CDS encoding BT_3928 family protein, whose protein sequence is MKTLTHIIRFIVGGLFIFSGFVKLVDPIGSQYKFQEYFSEGVLNLEFLIPFALPFAILLIIGEIVLGVALLVGWLPKLTLWKLLGLILVFLFLTWYSAYYNKVTDCGCFGDFMKLTPWQSFYKDVVLTIMIVFLLFQQKHIKPISSQKIVASITILSFFACMYLSFHVLTHLPLIDFRPYAIGENISEGMEYKGDGEIPKVHDFSLESAEADLTEELLSKEKVMLVIVYNIDKADENGFPAIKKMTDEAIVKGYTVYGVSASFEDDLVIAQNKYDLPFEFLFCDETTLKTIIRGNPGVVILNKGTVTGKWNYTDVADIEL, encoded by the coding sequence ATGAAAACACTAACACACATAATTAGATTTATAGTCGGAGGATTATTCATCTTTTCAGGCTTTGTAAAATTGGTAGATCCAATTGGTTCGCAATATAAATTCCAAGAATATTTTTCAGAAGGCGTTTTAAATTTAGAATTTTTAATTCCGTTTGCATTGCCATTTGCAATCCTTTTAATTATTGGAGAAATAGTTTTAGGTGTTGCGCTTTTAGTAGGTTGGCTGCCAAAATTAACTTTATGGAAACTTTTAGGATTAATATTAGTTTTCTTGTTTTTAACTTGGTATTCTGCTTATTATAACAAGGTTACAGATTGTGGTTGCTTTGGAGATTTTATGAAACTTACGCCTTGGCAATCGTTTTATAAAGATGTTGTTTTAACCATTATGATTGTCTTTTTATTGTTTCAACAGAAGCATATAAAGCCAATTTCTTCTCAGAAAATTGTTGCAAGTATTACCATTTTATCATTTTTCGCATGTATGTATTTGTCATTTCATGTATTAACGCATTTGCCGTTAATCGATTTTAGACCGTATGCAATTGGTGAAAATATTTCGGAAGGAATGGAATACAAAGGCGATGGAGAAATCCCGAAAGTACACGATTTTTCTTTAGAAAGTGCAGAAGCAGATTTAACCGAAGAGCTTTTATCCAAAGAAAAAGTAATGCTTGTTATTGTTTATAATATTGATAAAGCTGATGAAAACGGTTTTCCTGCAATTAAAAAAATGACTGACGAAGCAATTGTTAAAGGTTATACCGTTTATGGAGTTTCAGCTTCTTTTGAAGACGACTTAGTAATTGCTCAAAATAAATACGATTTACCTTTTGAGTTTCTTTTCTGTGATGAAACAACCTTGAAAACTATAATTAGAGGAAATCCAGGAGTTGTAATTTTAAACAAAGGAACTGTTACAGGAAAATGGAATTATACGGATGTTGCAGATATAGAATTATAA
- a CDS encoding DUF1599 domain-containing protein, which yields MQKTSKEYDSVINECRSLFIKKMSDYGSAWRILRLPSLTDQIFIKAQRIRQLQENEVRKVDEGERPEFIGIINYSIMALIQLELGVVENPDLNTEEATVLYDKHSKITKELMLNKNHDYGEAWRDMRVSSLTDLILQKLLRVKQIEDNKGKTIVSEGIDANYQDMINYAVFAMIHLG from the coding sequence ATGCAGAAAACCTCAAAAGAATACGATTCAGTTATTAACGAATGTAGAAGTCTATTTATTAAAAAAATGAGTGATTACGGTAGTGCTTGGCGCATTTTACGTTTGCCATCACTTACAGATCAAATTTTTATAAAAGCACAAAGAATTCGTCAGTTGCAAGAAAATGAGGTTAGAAAAGTTGATGAAGGAGAAAGACCTGAATTTATTGGAATTATAAATTACTCAATAATGGCGTTAATTCAGTTAGAATTAGGCGTTGTTGAAAATCCTGATTTAAACACTGAAGAAGCAACTGTTTTGTATGATAAGCATAGTAAAATAACCAAAGAGTTAATGCTGAATAAAAATCATGATTATGGAGAAGCTTGGCGAGATATGCGCGTTTCTTCTTTAACAGATTTAATTTTACAGAAGCTTTTACGCGTTAAACAGATTGAAGATAATAAAGGAAAAACCATAGTTTCTGAAGGTATTGATGCAAATTATCAAGACATGATTAATTATGCGGTTTTTGCAATGATTCATTTGGGGTAA
- a CDS encoding TIGR00730 family Rossman fold protein: MERIVVFCGASTGFKPVYKEAAISLGNYFADNKIGLVYGGGKIGMMGVLADTILDKNGEVIGVIPELLEKEEVVHTGVEEMIVCKKMSERKVIMSKLIDGYIALPGGFGTLDELFEALTLGQLHIEQKPIGLLNVNGFFDAVLLQLDKMIEEGFLKQTNRDMLLVGTSVNQLMQKMNNYKAPKIGHVINKVVS, from the coding sequence TTGGAAAGAATTGTTGTTTTTTGTGGTGCAAGCACAGGTTTTAAACCTGTTTATAAAGAAGCTGCCATTTCATTAGGAAATTATTTTGCTGATAATAAAATCGGTTTAGTTTATGGTGGTGGAAAAATTGGAATGATGGGAGTTCTTGCTGACACTATTTTAGATAAAAACGGCGAAGTTATTGGCGTAATTCCTGAATTATTAGAGAAAGAAGAAGTTGTTCATACTGGGGTTGAAGAAATGATTGTTTGCAAAAAAATGAGCGAACGCAAAGTAATAATGAGCAAATTAATTGATGGTTATATTGCACTTCCTGGTGGTTTCGGAACCTTAGACGAACTTTTTGAAGCCTTAACTTTGGGTCAATTACACATTGAACAAAAGCCAATTGGTCTTTTAAATGTAAATGGTTTTTTTGATGCTGTTTTATTACAATTAGATAAAATGATTGAAGAAGGTTTTTTAAAACAAACCAATAGAGACATGTTATTAGTTGGAACTTCCGTTAACCAATTAATGCAAAAAATGAACAATTACAAAGCACCAAAAATTGGGCATGTTATTAACAAAGTAGTATCTTAA
- the folP gene encoding dihydropteroate synthase, protein MTINCKEKLIDLSSPKVMGILNITPDSFFDGGSYKDEKDILDKVTKMLSDGATFIDVGAYSSRPGAKHITEEEELQRIIPVIELLVKNFPEIIISVDTFRSKVAQETINAGAAIINDISGGKMDENMFTTVAKLQVPYILMHMLGTPQTMQLNPEYKNVTKEIISFFAEQINILHQLKVNDIILDVGFGFGKTIEHNFELLKNLSLFKSLDAPILAGISRKSMLYKTLDITAQEALNATTSANTIALLNGANILRVHDVKEAVEAIKIVNQISF, encoded by the coding sequence ATGACTATAAATTGCAAGGAAAAACTAATTGATTTATCTTCTCCAAAAGTAATGGGGATTTTAAACATTACACCCGATTCTTTTTTTGATGGCGGTTCTTACAAAGACGAAAAGGATATTTTAGATAAAGTAACTAAAATGCTTTCTGATGGCGCAACTTTTATAGACGTTGGCGCGTATTCTTCTCGTCCTGGAGCTAAACATATTACTGAAGAAGAAGAATTGCAACGCATTATTCCTGTTATAGAATTATTGGTTAAAAATTTCCCTGAAATTATTATTTCCGTAGATACTTTTAGAAGTAAGGTTGCTCAAGAAACTATAAATGCTGGTGCAGCAATTATTAACGATATTTCTGGCGGAAAAATGGACGAAAACATGTTTACAACCGTTGCAAAATTGCAAGTTCCGTATATTTTAATGCACATGTTAGGCACGCCACAAACCATGCAACTAAATCCAGAATACAAAAATGTTACCAAAGAAATTATCTCATTTTTTGCTGAACAAATTAACATTTTACATCAACTAAAAGTAAACGATATTATACTCGATGTTGGTTTCGGATTCGGAAAAACCATTGAACATAATTTCGAGTTACTTAAAAACTTATCGCTTTTTAAAAGTTTAGATGCGCCAATACTAGCTGGAATTTCTCGTAAATCTATGTTGTATAAAACTTTAGACATTACAGCTCAAGAAGCATTAAACGCAACAACTTCGGCTAACACAATTGCACTTTTAAATGGCGCAAATATTTTACGTGTTCACGATGTAAAAGAAGCCGTTGAAGCTATAAAAATTGTGAATCAAATTTCTTTTTAG
- a CDS encoding ExbD/TolR family protein: protein MSKKDSPEINAGSMADIAFLLLIFFLVTTTMDVDSGILKKIPQKEKNPPPIDIKQKNLLEITINKNNQLFINEQTVAISELKEIALNFIDNGGGFNKDGQNCSWCNGDKNPKSSDHPTKAVIAIEADRNADYGTYITVLDNLNSAYAQLRNKLSVKLYGKNYNSLEATYKKSDKNKAPILEKIKNIREKYPLLISDIDVSPDMAKR from the coding sequence ATGAGCAAAAAAGATTCGCCAGAAATTAACGCTGGCTCAATGGCAGACATCGCATTTTTATTATTAATTTTCTTTTTAGTTACCACAACTATGGATGTAGATTCTGGTATTTTAAAAAAAATACCACAGAAAGAAAAAAATCCTCCACCAATTGATATCAAACAGAAAAATCTTTTAGAAATTACAATCAACAAAAACAACCAGTTATTTATAAACGAGCAAACAGTTGCTATTTCTGAACTCAAAGAAATTGCTTTAAATTTTATAGATAATGGTGGCGGATTTAATAAAGACGGACAAAACTGTTCTTGGTGTAATGGTGATAAGAATCCAAAATCTTCAGATCATCCAACAAAAGCTGTTATAGCAATTGAAGCGGATAGAAATGCAGATTACGGAACATACATTACCGTTTTAGACAATTTAAATAGTGCTTATGCACAACTTAGAAACAAACTTTCGGTTAAACTTTATGGTAAAAACTACAATAGTTTAGAAGCAACTTATAAGAAATCAGACAAAAACAAAGCGCCAATTCTAGAAAAAATTAAAAACATACGAGAAAAATATCCTTTATTAATTTCTGATATTGATGTTAGTCCAGATATGGCAAAAAGGTAA
- the cdaA gene encoding diadenylate cyclase CdaA — protein sequence MLDFIDFSFLDVLDILLVATLLYYIYKLLKGTVAINIFIGIALIFLIWKVTQALKMEMLSGILGYLLSGGVIALIIVFQQEIRKFLLMIGTTNFSTKKSFLKQLKFLQSEISSETDSDIILGACKKMSTTKTGALIVVERTNSLDFLINSGDKMNALINEAILESIFYKNSPLHDGATIIRDNYVVATRVILPVSNNTKIPARFGLRHRAAIGVTEKTDAVCILVSEETGEISYIKDGEFVLYKDFEILAEKLRGDLVG from the coding sequence ATGTTAGATTTTATCGATTTTTCTTTTTTGGATGTTTTAGATATTTTGTTGGTTGCAACACTACTCTATTATATTTATAAGTTATTAAAAGGAACTGTTGCTATTAATATTTTTATAGGAATTGCGCTAATTTTTTTAATATGGAAAGTAACACAAGCTTTAAAAATGGAAATGTTAAGTGGTATTTTAGGCTACTTACTTTCTGGTGGAGTTATTGCACTTATTATTGTGTTTCAGCAAGAAATACGTAAGTTTTTATTAATGATTGGTACTACCAATTTTTCTACCAAAAAGAGTTTTTTAAAGCAATTAAAGTTTTTACAATCAGAAATTAGTTCCGAAACTGATAGTGATATTATTTTAGGCGCTTGTAAAAAAATGAGTACAACCAAAACAGGTGCGTTAATTGTTGTAGAACGCACTAACAGTTTAGATTTTCTTATAAACTCTGGTGATAAAATGAATGCGTTAATTAACGAAGCCATTTTAGAAAGTATTTTCTATAAAAATAGTCCGTTACACGATGGTGCAACTATAATAAGAGACAATTATGTGGTTGCAACGCGAGTAATTTTACCGGTTTCTAACAATACTAAAATTCCAGCACGTTTTGGTTTAAGACACAGAGCAGCAATTGGTGTTACTGAAAAAACAGATGCTGTTTGTATTTTAGTTTCTGAAGAAACAGGAGAAATTTCATATATTAAGGATGGTGAGTTTGTACTGTATAAAGATTTTGAAATACTTGCAGAAAAACTTCGTGGTGATTTAGTTGGTTAA
- a CDS encoding ABC transporter ATP-binding protein, with protein sequence MSNKTGNAFDIKIFARIMSFAKRYRMQFIIAALSTILLAIVSAVRPYVLVLAVDDFTESKDLNNLVNFVLLMFGLLIVEVLLQFVFIYYANWVGQHVIRDMRAKVFRKILAFKMTYFDNTSVGKLVTRVVSDIETIANFFTQGVFMIVSDLLKMIVITGVMLYINWKLALIALAVLPILIYATKLFQIAIKATFQDVRDQVSNLNGFVQERVTGMKIVQLFNREKIEYQNFMKINDKHKKAHVKTVWYYSIFFPIAEIFSSIAIGLLVWYGGFQAIGDEAVTVGAIIGFIKMSQMLFRPLRQIADKFNQLQMGIVAGERVFKVIDTESSIDVSGTTSAENLQGNIDFKDVRFSYIKGEEVLKGISFSVKKGQTVAIVGSTGAGKSTIINLINRFYEIDNGVISVDKTPVQEYDIESLRNKIAVVLQDVFLFSDSIFNNITLKNESISLETVQKAAKQIGIHDFIMTLPGGYNYNVKERGAMLSSGQRQLIAFLRAYVSKPSVLILDEATSSVDANAEQMIQYATEEITKGRTSIVIAHRLATIKKADKIIVMDKGEIVEEGTHQELLAKSNGYYKNLFDKQFSTQVA encoded by the coding sequence ATGAGTAATAAAACCGGAAACGCATTCGATATAAAGATTTTTGCAAGAATAATGAGTTTTGCAAAGCGTTATCGTATGCAATTTATTATTGCAGCCTTATCAACAATTTTACTAGCAATAGTATCTGCTGTAAGACCTTATGTTTTGGTTTTAGCGGTAGATGACTTTACAGAAAGCAAAGATTTAAATAATCTAGTAAACTTTGTGTTACTAATGTTTGGCCTTCTAATTGTAGAAGTTTTATTACAATTTGTATTTATTTATTATGCAAATTGGGTTGGTCAGCATGTAATTAGAGATATGCGAGCTAAAGTTTTTCGTAAAATATTAGCCTTTAAAATGACCTATTTTGATAATACTTCCGTTGGAAAATTAGTAACAAGAGTCGTTTCAGATATAGAAACAATTGCAAACTTTTTTACACAAGGAGTGTTTATGATTGTGAGTGATTTGCTAAAAATGATTGTAATAACAGGAGTAATGTTATACATAAATTGGAAGTTAGCTTTAATTGCATTAGCAGTTTTACCAATTTTAATTTATGCAACAAAGTTATTTCAAATAGCCATAAAAGCCACGTTTCAAGATGTTAGAGATCAGGTTTCTAATTTAAACGGATTTGTGCAAGAACGTGTTACAGGAATGAAAATTGTGCAATTATTTAATAGAGAGAAGATCGAGTATCAGAACTTTATGAAAATAAACGATAAGCACAAAAAAGCACATGTAAAAACAGTTTGGTACTATTCAATTTTCTTTCCAATTGCAGAAATATTTTCATCAATAGCAATTGGTTTATTAGTTTGGTATGGAGGTTTCCAAGCTATTGGAGACGAAGCTGTAACTGTTGGTGCAATTATTGGATTTATAAAAATGTCTCAAATGTTATTTCGTCCTTTGAGGCAAATTGCAGATAAATTTAACCAATTACAAATGGGAATTGTAGCGGGAGAACGTGTTTTTAAAGTAATTGATACTGAAAGTTCTATTGATGTTTCAGGAACAACATCCGCAGAAAACTTACAAGGAAATATAGATTTTAAAGATGTTCGTTTCAGTTATATAAAAGGAGAAGAAGTCTTAAAAGGAATTTCATTTTCAGTTAAAAAAGGACAAACTGTAGCCATTGTTGGTTCTACAGGAGCAGGAAAATCTACAATTATAAATCTAATAAATAGGTTTTACGAAATAGATAATGGTGTAATTTCAGTTGATAAAACGCCTGTTCAAGAATATGATATTGAATCCTTAAGAAATAAAATAGCGGTAGTTTTACAAGATGTATTTTTATTTTCAGATTCAATTTTCAATAATATAACCCTAAAAAACGAATCTATTTCATTAGAAACGGTTCAAAAAGCAGCAAAACAAATTGGGATTCACGATTTTATAATGACACTTCCTGGCGGTTATAATTATAACGTTAAAGAACGTGGCGCAATGTTGTCATCAGGTCAACGTCAATTAATAGCTTTTTTAAGAGCTTATGTTAGCAAGCCAAGTGTGTTAATTTTAGACGAAGCAACATCTTCAGTTGATGCGAATGCAGAACAAATGATACAATATGCAACCGAAGAAATTACTAAAGGAAGAACTTCAATTGTAATTGCACATAGGTTAGCAACAATTAAGAAAGCAGATAAGATTATTGTGATGGATAAAGGAGAAATTGTGGAAGAAGGAACCCATCAAGAATTATTAGCTAAATCAAATGGATATTATAAAAATTTATTCGACAAACAATTTAGCACACAAGTAGCATAA
- the truA gene encoding tRNA pseudouridine(38-40) synthase TruA: MRYFLELAYNGKNYHGWQVQPDVISVQEEINKALSTVLQTTVNVVGAGRTDTGVHASQMFAHFDIDREIEENYVFKFNSILPKDIVIYKLILVEDEAHARFDALSRSYQYNIWLGRNPFTLENSWQIHSQKFNVSLMNEAAKILFEYEDFESFSKVKTEVYTFNCTITEAIFKQNGNEIIFYISANRFLRNMVRAIVGTLLEVGQGKISIEDFRKIIESKNRGNAGLSVPAKGLFLTKVAYNYIKN; this comes from the coding sequence TTGAGATACTTTTTAGAACTAGCATATAACGGAAAAAATTATCACGGTTGGCAAGTACAACCAGACGTAATTTCTGTACAAGAAGAAATTAATAAAGCACTAAGCACAGTCTTGCAAACTACTGTTAACGTTGTAGGAGCAGGAAGAACCGATACTGGTGTTCATGCTTCTCAGATGTTTGCACATTTTGATATTGATAGAGAAATAGAAGAAAATTATGTGTTTAAGTTTAATTCAATTTTACCAAAAGATATAGTAATTTATAAACTGATTTTGGTAGAAGATGAAGCTCATGCGCGTTTTGATGCACTAAGTAGAAGTTATCAATACAACATTTGGTTAGGTAGAAACCCATTTACGTTAGAGAATTCTTGGCAAATTCATTCACAAAAATTTAATGTAAGTTTGATGAATGAAGCCGCAAAAATTCTTTTTGAATATGAAGATTTTGAAAGCTTTTCAAAAGTAAAAACAGAAGTATATACTTTTAACTGTACTATAACTGAAGCAATATTTAAACAAAACGGAAACGAAATTATCTTTTATATATCTGCAAACAGATTTTTAAGAAATATGGTTAGAGCCATTGTTGGTACATTATTAGAAGTAGGACAAGGAAAAATTTCTATTGAAGATTTTAGAAAAATTATAGAAAGTAAGAATAGAGGTAATGCAGGTTTATCAGTTCCTGCAAAAGGATTATTTTTAACAAAAGTAGCATATAATTATATTAAAAATTAA
- a CDS encoding metallophosphoesterase family protein, with protein sequence MKKILLLSDTHSYIDDQILKFVKQADEVWHAGDIGDLKVTDTIKKIKPLRAVFGNIDDKDARAEFPLDNKFTLEGVSVWITHIGGYPGNYYQRIRKEIKENSPKIFISGHSHILKIQFDQKLNLLHLNPGACGKHGFHKIRTMIRFQISKGDIKEMEVIELAKR encoded by the coding sequence GTGAAGAAAATCTTATTACTTTCAGATACTCATAGTTATATTGACGATCAAATATTAAAGTTTGTAAAACAAGCTGATGAAGTTTGGCATGCAGGCGATATTGGTGATTTAAAAGTTACCGATACTATAAAAAAAATAAAGCCATTACGTGCTGTTTTTGGGAATATTGACGATAAAGATGCTAGAGCTGAATTTCCTTTAGATAATAAGTTTACTTTAGAAGGTGTTTCTGTGTGGATTACACATATTGGTGGTTATCCTGGCAACTATTATCAACGTATTAGGAAAGAAATAAAAGAAAATTCTCCAAAAATATTTATTTCTGGTCATTCCCATATTTTAAAAATTCAGTTTGATCAAAAGCTAAACTTACTTCATTTAAATCCTGGAGCTTGTGGCAAACATGGTTTTCATAAGATACGTACAATGATTCGTTTTCAGATTAGTAAAGGAGATATAAAAGAAATGGAAGTAATAGAACTTGCTAAACGATAA
- a CDS encoding tetratricopeptide repeat-containing sensor histidine kinase: MKNKIISTIIITLIPLVSLFSNRVNYESEEVEFPRSASFTFFVIQKDSISKEYYKAIDKFKRKEFSEALELSFVALEKSNAQEEIINVNYLIGNIFRKTNNHNRAIKYYLNTLEYFKNNASIIQENNLINEDLLSNLYYRLATEYQLNKNIDSSLFYYDKLFELNLINKKASLLKSNAYNNLSAIYRDNSSLKDLTKAKFFINKALDINKVFGENLVLASNYGNLANIFMEEENFNKAKSLYLKAIKLLENDNREEAVKYKEVLYDNIGWTLYNMKNYRAYEYLDKSVAIRDSINDIGLRKAIKEIETRNNVELATKDAESKRIIAEKNELQANQTTWLVGIAGFATIALLLYLVNVYKLRQQKLKTQLSENELIQQKDIEKIKLESQIKILNATLDGKETERKQIAETLHDNVSALLSSANLHLQASQKQFNGNIPVELDKTQEIIKQASQQIRDLSHNLVSSILLKFGLEYAIKDTADKFSNSEISFFTKIEGVRRYDQSFEIKVYNMVQEFANNILKHSKANEAFLSAKEENGVLEILVEDNGKGFNSEDPINKDGIGLNQINARVKMLNGTFVIDSAENEGTKIKITLPIQERKKTFIV, translated from the coding sequence TTGAAAAATAAGATTATTAGTACAATAATAATAACGTTAATCCCCCTTGTTTCATTATTTAGTAATAGAGTTAATTATGAAAGTGAAGAAGTTGAGTTCCCCCGCTCAGCTTCTTTCACTTTCTTTGTAATTCAAAAAGATTCGATATCTAAAGAATATTATAAAGCCATAGATAAATTTAAGAGAAAAGAGTTTTCTGAAGCTCTAGAGTTATCTTTTGTAGCTCTTGAAAAATCAAATGCACAAGAAGAAATTATTAATGTAAATTATTTAATAGGAAATATTTTTAGAAAAACGAATAATCATAACAGAGCCATTAAGTATTATTTAAACACTTTAGAATACTTTAAAAATAATGCATCTATTATTCAGGAAAATAATTTAATAAATGAAGATTTATTAAGTAATCTGTATTACCGTCTTGCTACTGAATATCAATTAAATAAAAATATTGACAGCTCTCTCTTTTATTACGATAAATTATTTGAGTTAAATTTGATAAATAAAAAAGCCTCTTTGTTAAAATCTAATGCTTATAATAATCTTTCTGCAATTTATAGGGATAATAGTAGTTTAAAGGATCTTACAAAGGCAAAGTTTTTTATTAACAAAGCATTAGATATAAACAAAGTATTTGGAGAAAACTTAGTATTAGCTTCTAATTATGGAAATTTAGCTAATATCTTTATGGAGGAAGAAAATTTTAATAAAGCAAAATCTTTATATCTTAAAGCAATAAAACTTCTGGAAAATGACAATAGAGAAGAAGCAGTAAAATATAAAGAAGTTTTATATGATAATATTGGTTGGACTCTCTATAACATGAAAAACTATCGTGCTTATGAATATCTAGATAAATCTGTTGCAATAAGAGATAGTATAAATGATATCGGATTAAGAAAAGCAATTAAAGAAATTGAAACAAGAAATAATGTGGAATTGGCTACAAAAGATGCAGAATCTAAAAGAATTATAGCCGAAAAAAATGAATTACAAGCAAATCAAACTACTTGGTTAGTAGGTATAGCTGGTTTTGCTACTATTGCTCTTTTATTGTATTTAGTAAATGTTTATAAGCTTCGTCAGCAAAAACTTAAAACCCAACTATCTGAAAATGAGTTAATTCAGCAAAAGGATATAGAAAAAATTAAGTTAGAGTCTCAAATAAAAATTTTAAATGCTACGTTAGATGGTAAAGAAACAGAACGAAAACAAATTGCAGAAACTTTACACGATAATGTAAGTGCTCTTCTATCTTCGGCAAACCTTCATTTACAAGCAAGTCAAAAACAATTTAACGGAAATATTCCTGTAGAGTTAGATAAAACTCAAGAAATAATAAAGCAAGCATCTCAACAAATTAGAGACTTATCGCATAACTTAGTCTCTTCTATTTTATTGAAATTTGGATTAGAATACGCTATAAAAGATACAGCTGATAAATTTTCGAATTCAGAAATCTCTTTTTTCACAAAGATTGAAGGAGTACGTCGTTATGATCAAAGTTTTGAAATTAAAGTGTATAACATGGTTCAAGAATTTGCTAATAATATTTTAAAGCATAGTAAAGCTAATGAAGCTTTTTTAAGTGCTAAAGAAGAAAACGGAGTGTTAGAAATCCTAGTTGAAGATAATGGAAAGGGCTTTAATTCAGAAGATCCAATTAATAAGGATGGAATTGGCTTAAATCAAATTAATGCAAGAGTTAAAATGTTAAATGGAACTTTTGTTATTGATTCTGCAGAAAATGAAGGCACTAAAATTAAAATTACCCTACCAATTCAAGAAAGAAAGAAGACATTTATCGTTTAG
- a CDS encoding response regulator transcription factor — MKQQIQVHIADDHKILIEGIVALLNTDDEINVEGYSLTGRQIIEWSKNNSADVLILDINMPEMDGIDVLKTFKARNVDQKTIILSSLQDPKLVDEMIKLGANGFIEKSAASEHLIKGIKTVHNNQQYISDNVKENLFEMYFSNTQKASEKEELEEELTDKEIELLKLVAQEKDTIQIAEAMNVSIRTIEHYRSRLIKKINVKNAVGLAMYAVKNNIL; from the coding sequence ATGAAACAACAGATACAAGTTCACATTGCTGACGATCACAAAATTTTAATTGAAGGAATCGTAGCATTATTAAATACTGATGATGAGATTAATGTTGAAGGATATTCTTTAACAGGAAGGCAAATTATAGAATGGTCTAAAAATAATAGTGCAGATGTGCTTATTTTAGATATTAATATGCCGGAAATGGATGGAATAGATGTTTTAAAAACATTTAAAGCCAGGAACGTTGATCAAAAGACAATTATCCTATCAAGTTTGCAAGACCCTAAGCTTGTAGATGAAATGATTAAGTTGGGAGCAAATGGCTTTATTGAAAAAAGCGCAGCAAGCGAACATCTAATAAAAGGAATAAAAACAGTACATAATAATCAGCAATACATAAGCGATAATGTAAAAGAAAATTTGTTCGAAATGTATTTCTCTAACACTCAAAAAGCAAGTGAAAAAGAAGAGTTAGAAGAAGAATTAACAGATAAAGAAATAGAACTTTTAAAGTTAGTAGCACAAGAAAAAGATACTATCCAAATAGCAGAAGCTATGAATGTTAGTATACGAACAATAGAACATTACAGAAGTCGATTAATTAAAAAAATAAATGTAAAAAATGCAGTAGGTTTAGCAATGTACGCAGTTAAAAACAATATACTTTAA